Proteins encoded by one window of Halichondria panicea chromosome 8, odHalPani1.1, whole genome shotgun sequence:
- the LOC135339585 gene encoding uncharacterized protein LOC135339585 isoform X1, translating into MSWRRKKRSSSAVNCDNDNESSPCKRFAPEELVTAYVRDLNLSSPPPTPSHPLLTPPHHHTITSLTECPGLVRTNGYPVENQVPSDAWHNLGQQITTWETTGVDNEITTRGSSPLLLIDDTSCRGSQGRGEEACPPVYPIQAATTSTNRQWTIPHNPSLFSSTSAHHILPDCNEQMSNDQYTDDNRHFLQGDSPPVFGETLSNKTSPLTPPEGSPVQDTLPWRQVTIEEANSDSSDGTRNGTSDGPERPLSLWIAPELIKCVEKGISNSLPQSLLEKYNKPVGMELVLWVDQSTLFSDTKPSLLQEMEEVEMVDSAEPIWDNSDMDS; encoded by the exons ATGTCTTGGAGAAGGAAAAAGCGGTCTTCATCAGCCGTCAACTGTGACAATGACAACGA GAGCTCTCCTTGCAAACGTTTTGCGCCTGAAGAGCTTGTCACAGCTTACGTCAGGGACCTCAATCTGTCCTCCCCTCCTCCCACACCATCACACCCCCTcctcacacccccacaccatCACACCATCACATCGCTCACTGAATGTCCCGGACTGGTCAGAACTAACGGCTACCCTGTCGAGAATCAAGTACCCTCGGACGCATGGCACAACTTAGGACAACAAATCACTACATGGGAGACTACAGGTGTGGATAACGAGATTACAACGAGAGGGTCGTCCCCACTGCTACTGATTGATGACACTTCCTGTCGTGGTAGCCAGGGGAGGGGGGAAGAGGCTTGTCCCCCAGTGTACCCCAtacaagcagcaaccacgagcACTAACAGACAATGGACCATTCCCCATAATCCCTCATT ATTCTCTTCCACATCCGCCCACCATATTTTGCCCGATTGCAATGAGCAAATGTCGAATGATCAATATACGGATGACAATAGACACTTTTTACAAGGGGACAGCCCCCCTGTGTTTGGGGAAACCCTTTCCAACAAGACGTCTCCACTGACTCCACCAGAAGGCTCTCCGGTTCAAGACACATTGCCGTGGCGACAAGTAACAATTGAAGAGGCCAACTCGGACAGTAGTGATGGTACAAGGAATGGTACAAGTGATGGCCCTGAAAG GCCGCTGTCGCTATGGATAGCTCCTGAGCTGATTAAATGTGTCGAGAAGGGAATTAGTAATTCTTTACCTCAGAGCCTGTTAGAGAAATA CAACAAACCGGTTGGCATGGAGCTCGTGTTGTGGGTGGACCAAAGTACTCTATTCAGTGATACTAAG CCATCTTTATTGCAGGAAATGGAGGAAGTGGAAATGGTTGACTCGGCAGAACCTATCTGGGACAATTCTGACATGGATTCATAA
- the LOC135339585 gene encoding uncharacterized protein LOC135339585 isoform X2, translating to MSWRRKKRSSSAVNCDNDNESSPCKRFAPEELVTAYVRDLNLSSPPPTPSHPLLTPPHHHTITSLTECPGLVRTNGYPVENQVPSDAWHNLGQQITTWETTGVDNEITTRGSSPLLLIDDTSCRGSQGRGEEACPPVYPIQAATTSTNRQWTIPHNPSLFSSTSAHHILPDCNEQMSNDQYTDDNRHFLQGDSPPVFGETLSNKTSPLTPPEGSPVQDTLPWRQVTIEEANSDSSDGTRNGTSDGPERPLSLWIAPELIKCVEKGISNSLPQSLLEKYNKPVGMELVLWVDQSTLFSDTKEMEEVEMVDSAEPIWDNSDMDS from the exons ATGTCTTGGAGAAGGAAAAAGCGGTCTTCATCAGCCGTCAACTGTGACAATGACAACGA GAGCTCTCCTTGCAAACGTTTTGCGCCTGAAGAGCTTGTCACAGCTTACGTCAGGGACCTCAATCTGTCCTCCCCTCCTCCCACACCATCACACCCCCTcctcacacccccacaccatCACACCATCACATCGCTCACTGAATGTCCCGGACTGGTCAGAACTAACGGCTACCCTGTCGAGAATCAAGTACCCTCGGACGCATGGCACAACTTAGGACAACAAATCACTACATGGGAGACTACAGGTGTGGATAACGAGATTACAACGAGAGGGTCGTCCCCACTGCTACTGATTGATGACACTTCCTGTCGTGGTAGCCAGGGGAGGGGGGAAGAGGCTTGTCCCCCAGTGTACCCCAtacaagcagcaaccacgagcACTAACAGACAATGGACCATTCCCCATAATCCCTCATT ATTCTCTTCCACATCCGCCCACCATATTTTGCCCGATTGCAATGAGCAAATGTCGAATGATCAATATACGGATGACAATAGACACTTTTTACAAGGGGACAGCCCCCCTGTGTTTGGGGAAACCCTTTCCAACAAGACGTCTCCACTGACTCCACCAGAAGGCTCTCCGGTTCAAGACACATTGCCGTGGCGACAAGTAACAATTGAAGAGGCCAACTCGGACAGTAGTGATGGTACAAGGAATGGTACAAGTGATGGCCCTGAAAG GCCGCTGTCGCTATGGATAGCTCCTGAGCTGATTAAATGTGTCGAGAAGGGAATTAGTAATTCTTTACCTCAGAGCCTGTTAGAGAAATA CAACAAACCGGTTGGCATGGAGCTCGTGTTGTGGGTGGACCAAAGTACTCTATTCAGTGATACTAAG GAAATGGAGGAAGTGGAAATGGTTGACTCGGCAGAACCTATCTGGGACAATTCTGACATGGATTCATAA
- the LOC135339577 gene encoding uncharacterized protein LOC135339577 yields the protein MRDFPLQMYFHGKVIKFMYTASNAAMAYLGRPEESFRSSLNTTYPKRNDIMSWRRKKRSSPAVNCDYDNQSSPCKRFAPEELVTAYLRDLNLSSPPPTPSRPLLPPPHHHTPHSSHPHIITAPHTLTSSHSLLVASLTECPGLVGTNGYSIENQVPSDAWHNLGQPIATWETTGVDNETTTRGSSPLLLIDDTSCRGSQGRGEEASPPVYPIQATTSTNRQWTIPHNPSLFSSTSVHHLLPDCNEQMSNDQYTDDNGHFLQGDSPPSHKTSPLTPPEGSPVQHTLPWRQVTIEEASSDSSDGTSDGPERPLSLWIAPELIKCVEKGISNSLPQSLLEKYNKPVGMELVLWVDQSTLFSDTKEMEEVEMVDSAEPIWDNSDMDS from the exons ATGAGGGACTTTCCCTTGCAAATGTATTTTCATGGCAAGGTAATAAAATTTATGTATACAGCCTCAAATGCTGCAATGGCGTATCTAGGAAGACCAGAGGAGAGCTTCAG ATCATCGCTCAATACTACTTATCCGAAGAG GAATGATATAATGTCTTGGAGAAGGAAAAAGCGGTCTTCACCAGCCGTCAACTGTGACTATGACAACCA GAGCTCTCCTTGCAAACGTTTTGCGCCTGAAGAGCTTGTCACAGCTTACCTCAGGGATCTCAATCTGTcctccccccctcccacaccatCACGCCCCCTCctcccacccccacaccatcacacaccccacagctcacaccctcacatcatCACAGcacctcacaccctcacatcatCACACTCCCTCTTAGTAGCATCGCTCACTGAATGTCCCGGACTGGTCGGAACTAATGGCTACTCTATCGAGAATCAAGTACCCTCGGACGCATGGCACAACTTAGGACAACCAATCGCTACATGGGAGACCACAGGTGTGGATAACGAGACTACAACGAGAGGGTCGTCCCCATTGCTACTGATTGATGACACCTCCTGTCGTGGTAGCCAGGGGAGGGGGGAAGAGGCTAGTCCCCCAGTGTACCCTATACAAGCAACCACAAGCACTAACAGACAATGGACCATTCCCCACAATCCCTCATT ATTCTCTTCCACATCCGTCCACCATCTTTTGCCCGATTGCAATGAGCAAATGTCGAATGATCAATATACGGATGACAATGGACACTTCTTACAAGGGGACAGCCCCCCTTCCCACAAGACGTCTCCACTGACTCCACCAGAAGGCTCTCCGGTTCAACACACCTTGCCGTGGCGACAAGTAACAATTGAAGAGGCCAGCTCGGACAGTAGTGATGGTACGAGTGATGGCCCTGAAAG GCCGCTGTCGCTATGGATAGCTCCTGAGCTGATTAAATGTGTCGAGAAGGGAATTAGCAATTCTTTACCTCAGAGCCTGTTAGAGAAATA CAACAAACCAGTTGGCATGGAGCTCGTGTTGTGGGTGGACCAAAGTACTCTATTCAGTGATACTAAG GAAATGGAGGAAGTGGAAATGGTTGACTCGGCAGAACCTATCTGGGACAATTCTGACATGGATTCATAA